A DNA window from Rhizobium jaguaris contains the following coding sequences:
- a CDS encoding LacI family DNA-binding transcriptional regulator, translating into MASTRAGPNLSRIAASLGVSVATVSNALSGKGRVSAELVERIRATAAALGYVPSQAGRALRTGRSGVLGLVLPDISNPLFPQIAQAVEYSASVAGYGILIADSRGDVGMQTEAINRLVERGVDGMVIVPRRGTRVADAGCPVAVIDTPSTPGNTVSADHWQGGREMARHLRGLGHRKILLIGASSTSNVQNDRIGGFKSALDGTIETEVLWIEKLEERNGPGCLLGLADKVQQGFTAFAAVSDLHALRALTELQRAGIAVPDSATVTGFDDHIWSAVVTPALTTMRMDMATIAEIAIAALVSAIENGGPTERGGLGEAAGDEPPPGSRLVTAERSRVPMQLVVRQSSGPPRPARTNLSAENS; encoded by the coding sequence ATGGCATCGACGCGCGCCGGACCAAATCTTAGCAGGATTGCCGCTTCGCTCGGCGTCTCCGTCGCCACGGTGTCCAATGCCCTTTCCGGCAAGGGACGCGTTTCAGCGGAGCTGGTGGAGCGCATCCGCGCCACGGCTGCCGCGCTCGGCTATGTACCGAGCCAGGCCGGCCGCGCGCTGAGGACCGGGCGGAGCGGCGTTCTCGGCCTCGTTCTGCCCGATATTTCCAACCCTCTCTTTCCTCAGATTGCCCAGGCGGTCGAATATTCCGCCTCCGTCGCCGGCTACGGCATACTGATCGCCGACTCGCGCGGTGATGTCGGCATGCAGACCGAGGCGATCAACCGGCTGGTGGAACGTGGCGTCGACGGCATGGTGATCGTGCCGCGGCGCGGCACGCGCGTCGCCGATGCCGGCTGTCCCGTGGCCGTCATCGATACGCCCTCGACGCCGGGCAACACGGTCTCGGCCGACCACTGGCAGGGCGGCCGCGAGATGGCCAGGCATCTCCGCGGGCTCGGACATCGCAAGATCCTGCTGATCGGCGCGAGCAGCACCTCCAATGTACAAAACGACCGCATCGGCGGCTTCAAATCCGCACTCGACGGGACCATAGAGACCGAGGTTCTCTGGATCGAAAAACTGGAAGAGCGGAACGGTCCCGGCTGTCTGTTGGGACTGGCGGATAAGGTGCAGCAGGGCTTTACCGCTTTCGCCGCCGTCTCCGACCTGCATGCATTGCGGGCGCTCACCGAATTGCAGCGGGCCGGCATCGCCGTGCCGGACAGTGCGACCGTCACCGGTTTCGACGATCACATCTGGTCGGCGGTCGTCACTCCCGCGCTCACCACAATGCGCATGGACATGGCGACGATTGCCGAGATCGCCATCGCGGCGCTGGTCAGTGCCATCGAGAATGGCGGGCCGACTGAAAGAGGGGGGCTGGGTGAAGCGGCTGGGGACGAGCCGCCGCCCGGCAGCCGGCTCGTCACCGCGGAGAGATCGCGCGTGCCGATGCAGCTTGTCGTCCGCCAATCCTCCGGCCCACCCAGGCCGGCAAGAACGAACCTCTCAGCGGAGAACTCCTGA
- a CDS encoding M20/M25/M40 family metallo-hydrolase, with amino-acid sequence MTDVSPVLDRADQNLPSSLDNLFELLRIKSISTDPAFKAECRKAAEWLVAYLSTLGFTASVRDTPGHPMVVAHHDAASADAPHVLFYGHYDVQPVDPIELWESDPFAPAIKDMGNGRKILTGRGTSDDKGQLMTFVEAVRAYKEIKGALPVRITTLFEGEEESGSPSLKPFLEANAAELKADFALVCDTGMWDGDTPAISAGLRGLVGEEVTINAADRDLHSGMFGGAAANPIHILTDILAGLHDETGRITLDGFYDGVEETPSNIKASWETLGMTTEKFLGEVGLSIPSGEKGRSVMELTWARPTAEVNGISGGYTGAGFKTVIAAKASAKVSFRLVGQQNPAAIRESFRAYVRWKVPADCSVEFHAHGASPAIQLSYDSPVLTKAKNALSNEWPKPAIVIGMGGSIPIVGDFQKMLGMESLLVGFGLADDRIHSPNEKYELRSYHKGIRSWIRILDALVA; translated from the coding sequence ATGACCGATGTATCGCCCGTTCTCGACCGCGCCGATCAGAACCTTCCATCCAGCCTCGACAATCTCTTCGAACTGCTTCGAATCAAGTCCATCTCGACCGATCCGGCCTTCAAGGCGGAGTGCCGTAAGGCAGCGGAATGGCTGGTCGCCTATCTGAGCACCCTCGGCTTCACGGCCTCCGTGCGTGATACGCCGGGCCATCCTATGGTCGTCGCCCATCACGACGCGGCAAGTGCCGATGCGCCGCATGTGCTTTTCTATGGCCACTACGACGTGCAGCCGGTCGATCCGATCGAGCTTTGGGAGAGCGATCCCTTCGCGCCTGCCATCAAGGACATGGGCAACGGCCGCAAGATCCTGACCGGCCGCGGCACCTCCGATGACAAAGGGCAGTTGATGACCTTCGTCGAAGCCGTCCGCGCCTATAAGGAAATCAAGGGTGCGCTTCCGGTCCGCATCACCACCCTGTTCGAAGGCGAAGAGGAATCCGGCTCACCGTCGCTGAAGCCTTTCCTCGAAGCCAATGCCGCCGAGCTGAAGGCGGACTTCGCGCTGGTCTGCGACACCGGCATGTGGGACGGCGATACGCCGGCGATCTCGGCCGGCTTGCGCGGCCTCGTCGGTGAAGAAGTCACGATCAATGCTGCCGACCGTGACCTGCATTCCGGCATGTTCGGCGGTGCCGCCGCCAATCCGATCCATATCCTCACCGACATTCTCGCTGGCCTGCATGACGAGACGGGCCGCATTACGCTCGACGGCTTCTATGACGGCGTCGAGGAGACGCCGAGCAACATCAAGGCTTCCTGGGAAACCCTCGGCATGACGACGGAGAAATTCCTCGGCGAAGTTGGCCTCTCCATTCCTTCGGGCGAAAAAGGCCGCTCCGTGATGGAACTGACCTGGGCACGGCCGACGGCTGAGGTCAACGGTATCTCTGGCGGTTATACCGGCGCGGGCTTCAAGACCGTGATCGCTGCCAAGGCGTCGGCGAAGGTATCGTTCCGTCTCGTCGGGCAGCAGAACCCAGCGGCAATCCGCGAGAGTTTCCGCGCCTATGTCCGCTGGAAGGTTCCTGCCGACTGCTCGGTGGAATTCCATGCGCATGGCGCCTCGCCCGCGATCCAATTGTCCTACGATTCGCCGGTGCTGACCAAGGCGAAAAACGCCCTTTCCAACGAGTGGCCGAAGCCGGCTATCGTTATCGGCATGGGCGGATCGATCCCGATCGTCGGCGACTTCCAGAAGATGCTCGGCATGGAATCCCTGCTCGTCGGTTTCGGCCTCGCCGACGACCGCATCCATTCGCCGAATGAGAAATACGAGCTGAGATCCTATCACAAGGGTATCCGCTCCTGGATTCGCATCCTGGACGCGCTTGTCGCCTAA
- a CDS encoding nucleoside hydrolase — translation MGIWIDTDMGFDDIAAILVVAHSSLTIDGVSLVSGNTPLTQVRANAASAAAAFDWEFPIHTGRELPVLCKLETAQRILGQSGIPTTGKSLPPAGELPASDAFTALCDWLQDGMGPKRVLALGPLTNIAALALARPDLTARIDELTWMGGGITSGNHTASAEFNAYADPEALAIVLAHGLPLRMIDLDICRKVLARPDDVDRVRQAAGKSAELLGDLLGGYVNIAVSRGRPAMALYDPTAAAIFIAPEIARLQHARIDVELQGQHTRGRTVVETRASHAEFNAHFAAEIDADMARVVILGAMINEARR, via the coding sequence ATGGGGATCTGGATCGATACCGATATGGGGTTCGACGATATCGCCGCTATTCTGGTGGTGGCGCATTCGAGCTTGACGATCGACGGCGTTTCGCTGGTAAGCGGCAATACGCCGCTGACACAGGTGCGCGCCAATGCGGCCAGCGCCGCCGCCGCTTTCGACTGGGAATTTCCCATCCATACCGGCCGAGAATTGCCGGTGCTTTGCAAGCTGGAAACGGCGCAGCGCATTCTCGGACAAAGCGGGATACCGACCACGGGCAAGAGCCTGCCGCCGGCGGGTGAACTGCCGGCAAGCGACGCCTTCACCGCCCTGTGCGATTGGCTGCAGGACGGCATGGGACCGAAGCGCGTCCTCGCGCTCGGGCCGCTCACCAATATCGCCGCGCTGGCGCTGGCCCGGCCCGATCTTACCGCGCGCATCGACGAGCTCACCTGGATGGGCGGCGGCATAACGTCAGGCAATCATACCGCGTCGGCTGAATTCAACGCCTATGCCGATCCGGAAGCGCTTGCGATCGTGCTCGCCCACGGCCTGCCGCTGCGGATGATCGATCTCGACATCTGCCGAAAGGTGCTGGCGCGGCCTGACGATGTCGACCGTGTGCGCCAGGCCGCCGGTAAAAGCGCCGAATTGCTCGGTGATCTCCTGGGTGGCTACGTCAACATCGCCGTCAGCCGTGGCCGTCCCGCCATGGCGCTCTACGATCCGACCGCTGCCGCGATCTTCATCGCGCCAGAAATCGCGAGACTGCAGCACGCTCGGATCGATGTCGAGCTGCAGGGACAGCACACCCGCGGGCGCACCGTCGTCGAGACACGCGCCTCCCATGCTGAATTCAACGCGCATTTTGCCGCCGAGATCGACGCCGACATGGCGCGCGTCGTTATTCTCGGAGCGATGATCAACGAGGCACGCCGATGA
- a CDS encoding ABC transporter permease yields MFQNRAEALALALPAAVFVAVVFLAPVLILLSEGFHIAPGGWTLSAYAGFFSEALNQTVFLRTLRLGVEVTAVSAVIGYVAAFAIVNLPPKSKGRMVGLVVLPLMISPVARTYAWIVILGRTGIVNRVVQGLGLSSEPLRLLFSETAVFIGLLQLFLPLMILSLISALENMPKDAIPAARVLGANWFQVFWKVVLPLTREGLVVGGTLVFTGSLTAYITPAILGGSKVLMLETLLYQRISVSNDYVSASVIAFILIVMSFGANLVLKRLATARSRA; encoded by the coding sequence ATGTTCCAAAATAGGGCCGAAGCTCTGGCGCTCGCCCTGCCTGCGGCGGTCTTCGTCGCGGTGGTCTTTCTTGCGCCGGTGCTGATCCTGCTGTCGGAGGGCTTTCATATTGCCCCCGGCGGCTGGACGCTTTCGGCCTATGCTGGCTTCTTCTCGGAGGCGCTGAACCAGACGGTCTTCCTGCGTACGCTGAGACTCGGCGTCGAAGTCACCGCCGTTTCCGCCGTCATCGGTTATGTGGCGGCCTTCGCCATCGTCAACCTGCCGCCGAAGAGCAAGGGCCGGATGGTCGGCCTGGTGGTATTGCCGCTGATGATCTCGCCGGTAGCGCGCACCTATGCCTGGATCGTCATCCTCGGCCGCACCGGCATCGTCAACCGTGTCGTCCAGGGTCTCGGTTTGAGCAGCGAGCCGCTGCGCCTGCTGTTCAGCGAAACTGCCGTCTTCATCGGGCTCCTGCAGCTCTTCCTGCCGCTGATGATCCTGTCGCTGATCAGCGCGCTCGAGAACATGCCGAAGGATGCCATTCCGGCCGCACGGGTCCTTGGCGCCAACTGGTTCCAGGTATTCTGGAAAGTGGTGCTGCCGCTGACGCGCGAAGGCTTGGTGGTCGGCGGGACGCTGGTCTTCACCGGCTCGCTCACGGCCTATATCACGCCGGCCATTCTCGGCGGATCCAAGGTGCTGATGCTGGAAACGCTACTCTATCAGCGAATCTCGGTTTCCAACGACTATGTTTCCGCCAGCGTCATCGCCTTCATTCTCATCGTCATGAGTTTCGGCGCCAACCTGGTGCTGAAAAGGCTCGCCACCGCGAGGAGCCGGGCATGA
- a CDS encoding ABC transporter permease: MMRRLFSPLVLFLLLVFLIGPFIIIVAASLSGGETLAFPPQGLSLRWVAKVFTIDSFRASFAMSMLLAIGGTLFALILGIPAAYALSRYKLPGGETVRTMVSLPIIVPGIIVGLAILRYLVVPFSFDITLALFFAHTALVLPYAVRVVSASLNNLRSDMEEAAVLLGSSRLGAFFRVVLPNIRSGVLAAFILGFVTSFNQVPVSLFLAKPGVQTLPIDMLGYMETTYDPSVAALSALLAFLSIGIVFLAERFLGFSRYV, encoded by the coding sequence ATGATGCGCCGCCTGTTCTCTCCGCTCGTGCTTTTCCTGCTGCTGGTCTTCCTGATCGGTCCCTTCATCATCATCGTCGCGGCCTCTCTATCAGGTGGCGAGACGCTGGCCTTTCCGCCGCAGGGCCTTTCGCTGCGCTGGGTGGCAAAGGTTTTCACCATCGACAGCTTCCGCGCCAGCTTCGCCATGTCGATGTTGCTGGCGATCGGCGGCACGCTCTTTGCGCTGATCCTTGGCATCCCGGCCGCCTACGCGCTGTCGCGCTACAAGCTGCCCGGTGGCGAGACAGTCCGCACCATGGTCTCCCTGCCGATCATCGTGCCGGGCATCATCGTCGGCCTGGCGATCCTGCGCTATCTCGTCGTCCCCTTCTCCTTCGACATCACGCTGGCGCTGTTCTTCGCCCATACAGCGCTGGTGCTTCCCTATGCCGTGCGCGTGGTCTCGGCCAGCCTCAACAATCTACGCTCCGATATGGAAGAGGCGGCGGTGCTCCTCGGTTCGTCGCGGCTCGGCGCCTTTTTCCGCGTGGTGCTGCCGAATATTCGCAGCGGTGTGCTCGCCGCCTTCATCCTCGGCTTCGTCACGAGCTTCAATCAGGTGCCGGTATCGCTGTTTCTCGCCAAGCCGGGCGTACAAACGCTGCCGATCGACATGCTCGGCTATATGGAAACGACCTACGATCCTTCCGTCGCCGCATTGTCGGCGCTGCTCGCCTTCCTCTCCATCGGCATCGTCTTCCTTGCCGAGCGCTTCCTAGGATTTTCCCGCTATGTCTGA
- a CDS encoding MarR family winged helix-turn-helix transcriptional regulator, whose protein sequence is MDSAAYLANQMAKGFARSLQQRAAGLGFSPGQFPILLELWSEDGLTQKQLLERVDIEQATMANTLSRMERDGLVERRPHPSDRRAQLIFLTGRASAMQTEAVEAAMAADRDLFRGFRTFERELLLEYVRRILENAKQL, encoded by the coding sequence ATGGACTCTGCTGCCTACCTTGCCAATCAAATGGCGAAGGGATTTGCCCGCTCGTTGCAACAACGGGCGGCAGGGCTCGGCTTTTCACCCGGCCAGTTCCCGATATTGCTCGAATTATGGTCCGAGGACGGGCTGACACAGAAGCAATTGCTGGAGCGCGTCGACATCGAGCAGGCGACGATGGCGAATACATTGTCGCGCATGGAGCGCGACGGGCTGGTGGAACGCAGACCGCATCCGTCCGACAGACGCGCGCAACTGATCTTCCTCACCGGCAGAGCCTCCGCCATGCAGACGGAAGCCGTCGAAGCGGCGATGGCTGCGGACCGGGATCTGTTCAGAGGCTTCCGCACCTTCGAGCGCGAGTTGCTGCTCGAATATGTCCGGCGCATCCTGGAAAACGCCAAGCAGCTTTAG
- a CDS encoding ABC transporter ATP-binding protein yields MSDPSYLKLDRLTLAYGDTVAVKDLNLSIGKGELVALLGPSGCGKTTTMRAIAGLLTPASGKINLDGADITRVSANKRAIGLVFQSYALFPHLTVYENVAFGLRLKGMRGNDLDARVGAGLKSVGLANFSGRKPGELSGGQQQRVALARSMVMEPKVLLLDEPLSNLDARLRLEMRTELQRVQKETGVTMIFVTHDQVEALALADRIIVMLNGGIEQIGTPEDIYNRPISAFVADFVGFENVFALENGRLKTANGAVTLSTPAPSSAAGLAWRPRAVTLGSGPFQGTVRGTSFAGNSREYLLDTPLGPIKAEVDAAAAVHAMGSTLAFDLPVAAAASLAKYG; encoded by the coding sequence ATGTCTGACCCCTCCTACCTCAAGCTAGATAGGCTGACGCTCGCCTATGGCGACACGGTCGCGGTCAAGGACCTCAACCTGTCGATCGGAAAAGGCGAACTCGTGGCCCTGCTCGGCCCCTCCGGCTGCGGCAAGACGACGACGATGCGGGCGATCGCCGGGCTGCTCACGCCAGCCTCCGGCAAAATCAACCTCGACGGCGCCGACATCACCCGCGTCTCCGCCAACAAGCGCGCGATCGGCCTGGTCTTCCAGTCCTACGCACTGTTTCCGCATCTAACCGTCTATGAAAATGTCGCCTTCGGCCTGCGTCTCAAGGGCATGCGCGGCAACGATCTGGACGCCCGCGTCGGTGCCGGCCTGAAATCCGTGGGGCTTGCCAACTTCTCCGGCCGCAAACCCGGCGAATTGTCCGGCGGCCAGCAGCAGCGCGTGGCGCTGGCGCGATCCATGGTGATGGAACCGAAGGTATTGCTGCTCGACGAGCCGCTGTCCAACCTGGACGCCCGCCTGCGCCTGGAAATGCGCACAGAACTGCAGAGGGTCCAGAAGGAAACCGGCGTGACGATGATCTTCGTCACCCATGACCAGGTGGAGGCTCTGGCGCTCGCCGACCGCATCATCGTCATGCTGAATGGCGGCATCGAGCAGATCGGTACGCCGGAAGATATCTACAACCGGCCAATTTCGGCCTTCGTTGCCGACTTTGTCGGCTTCGAGAATGTATTTGCGCTGGAGAACGGCAGGCTGAAGACGGCGAACGGCGCCGTCACGCTTTCTACCCCCGCGCCATCGTCTGCGGCGGGCCTGGCCTGGCGGCCGCGCGCTGTGACCCTGGGTTCAGGTCCTTTCCAGGGCACAGTGCGCGGCACGTCTTTCGCCGGCAACAGCCGCGAATATCTGCTCGACACGCCGCTCGGGCCAATCAAAGCCGAGGTGGACGCGGCTGCGGCCGTTCACGCTATGGGCAGCACGCTTGCCTTCGACCTGCCGGTCGCAGCCGCGGCATCGCTTGCAAAATACGGATAG
- a CDS encoding ABC transporter substrate-binding protein, protein MKRLLLASATLLVLSSLGAQAEERTLTISVYAFAQDDYKKLVYDPFEAKCGCKLVVETGNSVERLAKMQENKANPVVDMAVISMADALQASRAGLIDKIDTSKLSNFNKLYDLAKDPNGDGMSVGYTFYATSIAYRPDKMKIDSWTDLLKPEYVGHVAWPNVTTNQGPPALYMLGLALGKNTPDLAAPIAAVGEHKSDIVTFYEKSSQLVQLMQQEEIWAAPIGRFSWAGFTKLDVPVAWAAPKEGQTGGMNVMVVTKGSKNQDLALQFMDFWLSTEAQTALAMKLVDSPANKEVKLPDDVANNLTYGEDTAKSLKLIPSAVALDQRNGWVKEWNDKVGQ, encoded by the coding sequence ATGAAACGACTGCTTCTGGCTTCGGCCACCTTGCTTGTGCTCTCGTCGCTTGGCGCGCAAGCAGAAGAACGGACACTGACCATCTCCGTCTATGCCTTCGCCCAGGACGATTACAAAAAGCTCGTCTACGATCCCTTCGAAGCCAAATGCGGCTGCAAGCTGGTGGTCGAAACCGGCAACAGTGTCGAGCGTCTGGCGAAGATGCAGGAAAACAAGGCCAACCCGGTCGTCGATATGGCCGTCATCTCCATGGCGGACGCGCTACAGGCTTCCCGCGCCGGCCTGATCGACAAGATCGACACCTCGAAGCTTAGCAACTTCAACAAGCTCTACGACCTCGCCAAAGACCCGAATGGCGACGGCATGAGCGTTGGCTACACCTTCTACGCCACCTCGATCGCCTATCGTCCGGACAAGATGAAGATCGATTCCTGGACCGATCTCCTGAAGCCGGAATATGTCGGCCACGTCGCGTGGCCGAATGTCACCACCAATCAGGGGCCGCCGGCGCTCTATATGCTGGGCCTCGCACTCGGCAAGAATACGCCCGACCTCGCTGCCCCGATCGCCGCCGTCGGCGAACATAAGAGCGATATCGTTACCTTCTACGAGAAATCCTCGCAGCTCGTGCAACTGATGCAGCAGGAAGAAATCTGGGCCGCCCCGATCGGCCGCTTCTCCTGGGCCGGCTTCACCAAGCTCGATGTGCCCGTCGCCTGGGCGGCACCGAAGGAAGGCCAGACCGGCGGCATGAATGTCATGGTCGTCACCAAGGGCTCGAAGAATCAGGATCTCGCCCTGCAGTTCATGGACTTCTGGCTCTCGACCGAGGCGCAGACGGCGCTCGCCATGAAGCTTGTCGACAGCCCCGCCAACAAGGAAGTGAAGCTTCCCGACGATGTAGCCAACAACCTAACTTACGGCGAAGACACGGCAAAAAGCCTGAAGCTCATTCCATCCGCCGTCGCCCTCGACCAGCGCAACGGCTGGGTCAAGGAATGGAATGACAAAGTCGGCCAATAA
- a CDS encoding adenine deaminase, which translates to MTRHSRSEPADLNLPDLRARAVAAARGDAPFDLLIVGGRLVDMVTGQIRAADIGIVGALIASVHAPGSRADAIETIDAGGAFLSPGLIDTHMHIESSMVTPAAYTEAVLPHGVTTVVWDPHEFGNVHGLDGLRWAIEATRSLPLRVIPLAPSCVPSAPGLELAGADFGASAMTDMQTWPEIGGVAEVMTMRGVIDGDPRASAIVNAGLQSGKLVCGHARGLEGADLNAFMAAGVSSDHELTSGADLLSKLSAGMTIELRGSHDHLLKQFVEVINNLGFMPQTVTLCTDDVFPDELHFDGGLDDVVRRLVRDGLKAEWALRAATMNAAARLGRRDLGLIAAGRRADIVLFEDLHAFKAKQVIASGKIVAEAGKIIGTVDHLDTTPLKNSVKLAPLSEDDFRVPAVGSRVRLATIDQPRFTQWGEIEADVVDGFIVPPAGTTMIAVAHRHGKADGRPRVGFLTGWGEWRGAFCTTVSHDSHNLTVFGGNIKDMTVAANAVIAAGGGMAVASNGQVDMLLPLPLSGLVATAPLEETAQAFRSIRKAMEKIVDWRPPYLVFKACFGATLACNIGPHQTDRGIADVVTGRVLETPVIGEI; encoded by the coding sequence ATGACCCGACATTCCCGAAGCGAGCCCGCCGATCTCAATTTGCCCGACCTGCGCGCACGCGCGGTCGCTGCTGCCCGCGGCGATGCGCCTTTCGACCTGCTGATTGTCGGTGGCCGTCTGGTCGACATGGTGACCGGCCAGATCCGCGCCGCTGACATCGGCATCGTCGGTGCGCTGATTGCGAGCGTCCATGCGCCAGGCAGCCGCGCGGATGCGATTGAAACGATCGACGCCGGAGGCGCCTTTCTCTCTCCCGGCCTGATCGATACGCATATGCACATCGAAAGCTCGATGGTGACGCCGGCGGCCTATACCGAAGCCGTATTGCCGCACGGGGTCACGACCGTCGTCTGGGATCCGCATGAATTCGGCAATGTGCACGGTCTTGACGGCCTGCGCTGGGCGATCGAGGCGACGCGATCGCTGCCGCTTCGCGTGATCCCGCTCGCGCCCTCCTGCGTGCCCTCGGCACCGGGCCTGGAGCTGGCGGGCGCCGATTTCGGTGCTTCCGCGATGACCGACATGCAGACCTGGCCCGAGATCGGCGGCGTTGCCGAGGTCATGACGATGCGCGGCGTCATCGACGGCGATCCGCGGGCGAGCGCGATCGTCAATGCCGGGCTCCAATCGGGCAAGCTCGTCTGCGGCCATGCCCGCGGGCTGGAAGGCGCCGATCTCAACGCTTTCATGGCTGCCGGCGTCTCCTCCGACCACGAACTCACCTCCGGCGCGGATCTCCTCTCCAAACTATCGGCAGGCATGACGATCGAGCTGCGTGGTTCGCATGACCATCTGCTCAAGCAATTCGTTGAGGTCATCAACAATCTCGGCTTCATGCCGCAGACGGTCACGCTCTGCACGGACGACGTCTTTCCCGACGAACTGCATTTCGACGGCGGCCTGGACGACGTTGTCCGCCGCCTGGTGCGCGACGGGCTGAAGGCCGAATGGGCCTTGAGGGCAGCGACGATGAATGCCGCCGCGCGGCTTGGCCGCCGCGATCTCGGCCTCATCGCCGCCGGCCGCCGCGCCGACATCGTGCTTTTCGAGGACCTCCACGCTTTCAAGGCGAAGCAGGTGATCGCCAGCGGCAAGATCGTTGCGGAGGCCGGCAAGATCATCGGCACGGTTGACCATCTCGACACCACGCCGCTCAAGAATTCGGTCAAACTTGCGCCTCTCAGCGAAGACGATTTCCGTGTGCCGGCCGTCGGCAGCCGCGTGCGCCTCGCAACGATCGACCAGCCGCGCTTCACGCAATGGGGCGAGATTGAAGCCGATGTGGTGGACGGATTTATCGTGCCGCCGGCCGGGACTACCATGATCGCCGTTGCTCATCGCCACGGCAAGGCGGATGGACGACCGCGCGTCGGCTTTCTGACCGGCTGGGGAGAATGGCGCGGGGCCTTCTGCACGACGGTCTCGCATGACAGCCACAATCTCACGGTTTTCGGCGGCAACATTAAAGACATGACGGTTGCAGCCAATGCCGTCATCGCCGCCGGCGGCGGCATGGCCGTTGCTTCGAACGGTCAAGTAGACATGCTGCTGCCCCTGCCCCTCTCCGGACTGGTGGCGACGGCACCGCTCGAAGAAACCGCCCAAGCCTTCCGCTCCATCCGCAAGGCGATGGAAAAAATCGTCGACTGGCGGCCGCCTTACCTCGTCTTCAAGGCCTGCTTCGGCGCGACGCTGGCGTGCAATATCGGGCCGCATCAGACGGATCGCGGGATTGCGGACGTAGTGACCGGACGCGTGTTGGAGACGCCGGTTATTGGAGAGATTTAA